The window CGACATACAGCCTCGTGTTGTCCGGGACGCTTTATCACAGGAAGTGGTTCAGGAAAACGGTTCGCTTGATGATTTGCCTGTTTTAAAATGCTGGCCGGGTGACGCCGGAAAATTTATAACATTTCCCCTGGTTTTTACAAAAGACCCTGAAACAGGAAAACAGAACACGGGTATGTACCGTATGCAGGTTTATGACGGTAAAACAACAGGGATGCATTGGCATGAACATCATGACGGTGCGAGAATTTACCGCAAATACCGGAAAAATAAAGAAAAAATGCCTGTGGCAATAGCTCTGGGCGCGGACCCCGCGGTTATATATTCCGCGACAGCGCCTCTCCCGCCGGGTGTGGATGAATTAATATTTGCGGGGTTCCTGAGAGGCAGGGCTGTGCCTGTGGTAAAGGCAAAAACTTCTGATATTCTTGTCCCCGCGAACGCCGAATTTATTTTAGAAGGCTATGTTGACCCGGTTGAATTAAAATTGGAAGGGCCTTTCGGCGACCATACAGGATATTATTCACTGGCGAATGATTTCCCCGTATTCCGCCTGACATGCATCACGCACCGTAAAAATCCGGTTTACCCCGCTACGATTGTAGGGCGGCCGCCTATGGAAGATTGCTTTATGGGATGGGCGACCGAACGGATATTTTTGCCTCTTTTAAAAATTACACTGCCGGAAATAAAGGATTTCAGCCTTCCTTTTGAAGGGGTGTTCCATAATTGCGCCATAGTTTCCATAAAAAAAGAATTTCCCGGGCACGCGAGAAAGGTAATAAATGCGCTCTGGGGAATGGGACAAATGATGTTTTCAAAGATGATTGTGGTGGTTGACGAAGACGTTAATGTGCAGGATTATTCAGAAGTGACCTGGAAGGTTTTTAATAACGTTGACCCGGGACGGGACACATTTATCCAGATGGGGCCTTTGGACGTATTAGACCATTCTTCTAACAGTTGGGGTTACGGCTCAAAAATGGGGATTGACGCGACCAGGAAAATGAAAGAAGAAGGGCATACACGCCCATGGCCAAATGAAATCAAGATGAGTGAAGAGATAAAAAAGCTGGTAGATTTGAAGTGGAAGGAATACGGATTTTAATTGTTTAAAATGAATAAAATTAAAATATTTTTTGAAATGGTAAAGATTGAACATACCGTTTTTGCCCTGCCGTTTGCTTATATCGGCACGATAATCGCTTCAGGCGGGATTCCAAATTCAAAAGAATTTATTTTCATAACATTGTCAATGTTCGGCGCGCGCAGTTTTGCAATGATGTGGAACAGGATTGTGGATCGGAAAATCGACGCTAAAAATTCAAGGACTTCCGGCCGCCATCTTGTCACAGGCCGGATGAATTTAAAAGAAGCGTTTATTTTCTGTTTTTTATCATTGGTTATTTTCATAGCTTCCGCTTTCAGCCTGGCGCCTTTAGCGCATATTTTATGGCCGTTTTTTATTTTACCGATGGCTGTTTATCCGTTTGCTAAGAGGTTCAGCTGGTTAAGCCATTTTATCCTGGGATTAAGCCTCGCTTTGTCACCGCTCGGGGCTTTTATAGCTGTTACAAATAAAATGCCGAATATACCTGTTTTATTGATTGCGGCAGGCATTCTTATATGGACGGCCGGATTTGATATTATTTATGCGTGCCAGGATTACGATTTTGACAGGAAAGAAGGGTATTTTTCAATCCCGGCCTGTTTTGGAATAAAAAATTCATTTTGGATAACTTCAATACTTCATTTTTTAACGGTTATTTTTTTCTTCCTGGCGGGTAAGCTGTTAGAACTGGGGTTTTTTTATTTTTCAGGGATTTTTATTATTTCTCTTTTTCTTGTATATGAAAATTTGATCATGCGAAGGGGAAAATTAAACACGGCCTTTTTTAAAATGAACGGGCTTGTAAGCATAACAATTTTTATTTTTACCCTGTTGGAATTTTGTTTATGAAGAAAAAAAATATAAAATACAAAATCAACGATAACGCGGAGTTGGACCATGAGGAATCGCTGTATCTTTTGCGGGATTGTTCCATGCATGAGCTCGGCGATTTGGCAAATGAAGTAAATAAACAAAAAAATAAAAATAAAGTATTTTTTAATGTCAACCGGCACATTAATTTGACAAATATTTGTGTTTCACGCTGTAAATTTTGCGCCTTCAGCAGAGACAAAGAGGAGAAAGACGCATATGTACTTAATATTGATGATGTGTTAAAGAAAATAAAAGAGTCATTGCCGATGGGGATTACAGAGGTGCATATCGTGAGCGGGCTTCATCCGGATTTAACGTTTGATTATTACCTGGATATTTTAAGGGCTGTAAAAAAGTTTGCTCCAGGCCTTCATATACAAGGTTTTACCGCGGTTGAGATCCATTATTTCGCGAAAATCACAGGCCTTTCTATTCCAAAAGTCCTTGAACAAATGAAGGAGGCGGGGCTTGATTCATTGCCGGGCGGGGGCGCGGAGGTATTCAGCCCGCGAATAAGACAGGAACTATGCCCGAAAAAGGCAAACGGGACCGAGTGGCTGGAGGTTATGATTGAAGCCCATCGTCTGGGAATGAAATCAAACGCGACAATGCTGTTTGGTCATATTGAAACACCCGATGAAATTATTGCCCATCTTATAACTCTTAGAAATATCCAGAATAAAACAGGAGGTTTTCAGTCTTTCATACCCCTGCCTTTTCATCCGCAGTTTACGCAAATGGAAAATTTTGAAAAACCCACAGGGTATGAAATCCTGAGAATGCTCGCGGTGTCAAGATTAGTGCTTAATAATTTTTTTCACATCAAGGCATTCTGGATTATGATGGGTTTGAGACTGGCGCAGTTGTCGTTAAAATACGGCGTGAATGATTTAGACGGCACGGTTGTTGAAGAAAAAATCACACATTCCGCGGGCGCGACCACGCCTGAAGATATTCCAAGGCGGGAATTAATCCGCTTGATCAAGGAAATGCATTTTATCCCGGTGGAAAGAGATACGCTTTACAATGAAATTAAGGAGTATTAATTATGGAATTTAGAGGATTGTTTAACGTAAATTTAAAAAAACCTCAAAAAAATAAAAACAGTTTTGAAAAACCGAGAGTAGGCCATATAAAATTCCTGAATTGTTTTCCGATATATTACGGCCTTGTCAAGAATCTGGATATAAATGATATGGAATTTATCCCGGGTTCGCCGACAGAATTGAATCAAATGATATATGAAAATAAATTGGATATTAGCCCGGTATCCTCGATTGAATATTTAAAAAACCAGGAAAAGTATTTATTGTGCCCTCACATAAGCGTTAGTTCAAACGGGAGCGTAAAAAGCATTCTGCTGCTCAGCAAATTGCCCGTCAAAAAACTTGACGGCGAAAAGGTGGCGTTAACAAGCGATTCAGCGACAAGCCATGTGCTGTTAAAAATAATTTTGGAAACAAAATACGCTATAAGGCCGAAATATTATGTTTCCAATTCAAACCTGGATGATATGTTGAAGGAAGCAAAGGCCGGCCTTTTAATAGGTGACAAGGCGTTAGAGGAAAGCTTGAAATTAAACGGTTTGTACCGTTATGACCTCGGTGAAGAGTGGAAGAGCATGACAAAAAAGAAGATGGTATACGCGGTCTGGTGTATTAGAAAGGAATTTGTAAAAAACAACCCTGATGCCGCGAAAAAACTCATGTGTTCATTCAAAAATTCTTATGAATACAGCGTAAAAAACATACCTGAAATTGCAGGGTCCGCCTCGACATGGGATAAATTCGATGAGGAGTTTATAAAAAAGTATTTAAGCGAACTGGATTTTTCTTTTGATAAAAACGCAAGAGAAGGGCTTATGGATTTTTATAATATGGCGAATGAGATCGGTTTGGTTAAAGGAAAAGGGAAATTAGAATTTTTTGAATAATATGAAAATAAAAAGACAGGTTTCTGAAATATTAACAAGCGCGGTTTCCGGGGAGAGGATTTCGTCCGAAGAGGCTGTTGTTCTTTTCAATGAAGCGCAGATTTACGAGTTAGGACACGCAGCGGATAAGCTGAGAAAACAAAGATTTAACACGAATCAAATTACTTTTATAATTGACAGGAACATCAATTATACCAATATTTGTGTTAACCAGTGCGGGTTTTGCGCTTTTTGGCGTGATGAACAAAATCCTGAAGGCTATTTGCTGGGAGAACAGGATATACTTAAAAAGGTTGAAGAAGCAGTCAGCGAAGGGGCGACACAAATAATGCTCCAGGGTGGTTTGCACCCGGAATTGAAGATAGATTATTATTTGAAGATTTTCAAAAAGATCAAGGATAAATTTAATGTTGTCCTTCACTCCCTTTCTGCCCCGGAGATTATGCATTTAAGCCGTAATTCGGGTTTGGGCCTGGAGGAAACAATATTGCGCCTGAAACTTGCGGGCCTTGATTCCCTGCCGGGGGCAGGCGCGGAAATTCTAACGGATAAAACAAGAAAGAGAATAAGCGGAAAAAAAATCAATACAGATGAATGGTTTTTGGTTATGGAAACTGCCCACCGTTTTGGAATTTACTCTACCGCAACAATGATGTTTGGTATCGGAGAGGAAATTTCAGAACGCGTTGAACATATGGACCGCGTCAGAAATTTTCAGGACAAAACAGGAAATATAAGGGGTTTTATTCCATGGACTTTCCAGCCGGGGCACACCCGGATAGGAGGGAAAGAAGTTCCGGCAGAGGATTATCTGAAGACCCTTGCTATTTCGCGTTTATATCTGGATAATATTCCTCATATCCAGGGGTCATGGCTTACACAGGGGGAGGAAATCGGCCAGCTTTCCTTGTTTTTCGGCGCGGATGATTTGGGAAGTATTATGCTTGAAGAAAATGTTGTCCGGGCCACTGGTGTATTGCGCAGGATGAACACTGGCAAGATAGTCCGTTTAATAAAAAAAGCAGGATTTATCCCCTGCCAGCGGGACACAGAATATAAAGTTGTAAAAGAATTTTAATGCGGGAGCTGGTTTTTAACCCGCCCTTATAAATTGGAGTTTAATTTGCAGAATGTTCCTTTCGCAATCATAGGCGGCTCGAGCACTTTTTCCATATCCTTTCCTGAGGGCCTGAATGATAAGAAAATAAAAATTATTTCAAAAGAAAAAACTTATTTAACACCTTTTGGAAAAAGTCCCGCATTAACTATTTTTAAAATTAATGATAAAAAAGTTGTTACTTGTAAAATGCACGGATGGCAAAAAGACTGTTCAAGAGGAGATTCTTCACGACGTATTTTTTGGGTATTTCGTGAAATGGGTGTAAAAAAGATACTGGCCGAAGGCGGGGTAGGCAGCATCAATAAGAAAATGATCCCAGGAGATATTTTTATTCCAGATGATTATATTGATTTTTCAATGCGTAGAAATATAAACATAGCTG of the bacterium genome contains:
- a CDS encoding menaquinone biosynthesis protein, producing the protein MEFRGLFNVNLKKPQKNKNSFEKPRVGHIKFLNCFPIYYGLVKNLDINDMEFIPGSPTELNQMIYENKLDISPVSSIEYLKNQEKYLLCPHISVSSNGSVKSILLLSKLPVKKLDGEKVALTSDSATSHVLLKIILETKYAIRPKYYVSNSNLDDMLKEAKAGLLIGDKALEESLKLNGLYRYDLGEEWKSMTKKKMVYAVWCIRKEFVKNNPDAAKKLMCSFKNSYEYSVKNIPEIAGSASTWDKFDEEFIKKYLSELDFSFDKNAREGLMDFYNMANEIGLVKGKGKLEFFE
- a CDS encoding UbiA-like polyprenyltransferase, with the protein product MNKIKIFFEMVKIEHTVFALPFAYIGTIIASGGIPNSKEFIFITLSMFGARSFAMMWNRIVDRKIDAKNSRTSGRHLVTGRMNLKEAFIFCFLSLVIFIASAFSLAPLAHILWPFFILPMAVYPFAKRFSWLSHFILGLSLALSPLGAFIAVTNKMPNIPVLLIAAGILIWTAGFDIIYACQDYDFDRKEGYFSIPACFGIKNSFWITSILHFLTVIFFFLAGKLLELGFFYFSGIFIISLFLVYENLIMRRGKLNTAFFKMNGLVSITIFIFTLLEFCL
- the mqnC gene encoding cyclic dehypoxanthinyl futalosine synthase encodes the protein MKIKRQVSEILTSAVSGERISSEEAVVLFNEAQIYELGHAADKLRKQRFNTNQITFIIDRNINYTNICVNQCGFCAFWRDEQNPEGYLLGEQDILKKVEEAVSEGATQIMLQGGLHPELKIDYYLKIFKKIKDKFNVVLHSLSAPEIMHLSRNSGLGLEETILRLKLAGLDSLPGAGAEILTDKTRKRISGKKINTDEWFLVMETAHRFGIYSTATMMFGIGEEISERVEHMDRVRNFQDKTGNIRGFIPWTFQPGHTRIGGKEVPAEDYLKTLAISRLYLDNIPHIQGSWLTQGEEIGQLSLFFGADDLGSIMLEENVVRATGVLRRMNTGKIVRLIKKAGFIPCQRDTEYKVVKEF
- the mqnE gene encoding aminofutalosine synthase MqnE, with translation MKKKNIKYKINDNAELDHEESLYLLRDCSMHELGDLANEVNKQKNKNKVFFNVNRHINLTNICVSRCKFCAFSRDKEEKDAYVLNIDDVLKKIKESLPMGITEVHIVSGLHPDLTFDYYLDILRAVKKFAPGLHIQGFTAVEIHYFAKITGLSIPKVLEQMKEAGLDSLPGGGAEVFSPRIRQELCPKKANGTEWLEVMIEAHRLGMKSNATMLFGHIETPDEIIAHLITLRNIQNKTGGFQSFIPLPFHPQFTQMENFEKPTGYEILRMLAVSRLVLNNFFHIKAFWIMMGLRLAQLSLKYGVNDLDGTVVEEKITHSAGATTPEDIPRRELIRLIKEMHFIPVERDTLYNEIKEY
- a CDS encoding menaquinone biosynthesis decarboxylase, whose amino-acid sequence is MFYSDMQEFIGFLEKSGELKRIKTEVDSNLEITEIADRIVKKSGPAVLFEKIMGSKYPLFINMFGTKKRMCMSLGVEKIEEISSRIENLFPKDMPRNLWEKISFFVNLKKMADIQPRVVRDALSQEVVQENGSLDDLPVLKCWPGDAGKFITFPLVFTKDPETGKQNTGMYRMQVYDGKTTGMHWHEHHDGARIYRKYRKNKEKMPVAIALGADPAVIYSATAPLPPGVDELIFAGFLRGRAVPVVKAKTSDILVPANAEFILEGYVDPVELKLEGPFGDHTGYYSLANDFPVFRLTCITHRKNPVYPATIVGRPPMEDCFMGWATERIFLPLLKITLPEIKDFSLPFEGVFHNCAIVSIKKEFPGHARKVINALWGMGQMMFSKMIVVVDEDVNVQDYSEVTWKVFNNVDPGRDTFIQMGPLDVLDHSSNSWGYGSKMGIDATRKMKEEGHTRPWPNEIKMSEEIKKLVDLKWKEYGF